From the genome of Anopheles funestus chromosome 2RL, idAnoFuneDA-416_04, whole genome shotgun sequence:
AAACAGCTCATGATCGAATGTTGTAGTTGGTCAATTATTTGCTGTTGCGAACCGCGTGAAAATCTCTTTGGCTATAGATAGTCCAATTTAACGAAACGACTACAAACGGTGccaacataatttttttcgttgtttgtaTACTAAAAAAACTCCACGCTATGCgcgatcgtgtttttttggtaagaTCTTGCTTTGTGAAAGCAAAAACTCAAGCCTTAGTCTTTATTGTAAAGTGTATGAAAGAATCAACATTTTCGAAATGTAGCGTCCAACTAAATAATAATACCGCAACTAACGAGCACGTACTTTAAGGCGTGTTTCTAtatattatcattttttgttttcctacaGCAACTTACACAGCTTCCTtccatgtttgtttttggctttCATCTACAGCGTTAAATAATCTAATAAAATATGGTTCTTCCATTGCCGCCGCCTTCGCAGCAGTATAGAGCCGCCTTTCTACCGATTAGCGTGCCAGCTGCGCTATTAAGGCACCGCACATCTCGAAAAATTCCATCGTATGGTGACCGCTCGGCTGAAGGTTCGGAATACCCATGCCACCGAAACCgaccggtggcggtggtgttaAACTTTCCATAATTACATCATCGCCCTGCTCTACCTCGTCGTTCGTGAGCGATTTGAAATCTAGCAAATAGTTCTTCGGATCGACCTGATACAATTGGAGCGACATCTTTACGTGCTTGTCGTTACGTGCGTTGTACTTGCGTACGCGGACATGGTACGGATTGAtgattttccactcgaaatcGAGCGCCTTCATGGCGCGGTACACCTCCAGCATGATATCGTTCGGTTTCGATTGTGATCGAATGCCAAGGTGCCACTTGGCACGCTTCACCGGTGTACCGCGGTGCTTGTCGATCGGCATCACGGTCGAAGGGGACATGTTACTGAGTGCCGGTGAGGGCACGTTCTGGGCTGCCGTATGTACCGGGCGCTCCCGTAGCGGTGCGATACGTTCCGGGTGAATCGATGGCGACTTGAACGGTTCGTTTGGTGTGCCCTGTGCCGAACCACCGCCAAGCGATGGTGGCCCTTGCGGGATACCGAACTTACTGTCCGctcccggtggtggtggactgccAGCAACGTAGAACTCCTTCAGCTCCGCTTTGGCCGCCTCATCCGCGATGCGCTTGTTATCGATGATCAGATGGTACGCGATCGCAAGCTGATCGTGCGGGTCCCCGCTCAGCAGTGCATTGTGCACCTCGTGCTCCTTCACGCCAAACTTATCGCACACCTCGCGAATCGCGTTCGTATCCACGACGCTACTGTCCTGTTCGACGGGCGATGGAAACAGATAGGCCGGTAGCTCCTTCTGGAACCATTCGTGCTTCTTAATTTCCTCTACCGTGGCCCGCTTCAGCGGATCTACCTGCAGCATCTGGCACAGCAAACTGACCACCTGTTTGTTAAGATACTCTGGAATGGGAAACACGCCTGACTTGATCTTACGGAACAGCGTTGGAACGTGCTCGTCGTCAAAGGGCAGGGTGCCACAGAGCAATGCGTACAGTATGACACCACACGACCATATGTCCACCTCGGGTCCCGCGTACAGCTTGCCGGAAATGACTTCCGGTGCGGCATAGTTTGGTGAACCGCAAGACGTGCGCAAAAACTCCCCATCCAGCATCATGTTCGACAAGCCAAAGTCCGCAATCTGCAACAAAAGCGACAGCGGAGGAAATATTAGTTTGATGTGACCCATTCCCGCAATGGGTTTGCTTTGCCCTAACCTTCACA
Proteins encoded in this window:
- the LOC125760520 gene encoding 5'-AMP-activated protein kinase catalytic subunit alpha-2-like; protein product: MADKGSQPGTTVQPLVKIGHYSLGATLGTGSFGKVKIGEHQVTKHKVAVKILNRQKIKSLDVVGKIRREIQNLKLFRHPHIIKLYQVISTPTDIFMIMEYVSGGELFDYIVKNGKLQESEARRFFQQIISGVDYCHRHMIVHRDLKPENLLLDHNRHVKIADFGLSNMMLDGEFLRTSCGSPNYAAPEVISGKLYAGPEVDIWSCGVILYALLCGTLPFDDEHVPTLFRKIKSGVFPIPEYLNKQVVSLLCQMLQVDPLKRATVEEIKKHEWFQKELPAYLFPSPVEQDSSVVDTNAIREVCDKFGVKEHEVHNALLSGDPHDQLAIAYHLIIDNKRIADEAAKAELKEFYVAGSPPPPGADSKFGIPQGPPSLGGGSAQGTPNEPFKSPSIHPERIAPLRERPVHTAAQNVPSPALSNMSPSTVMPIDKHRGTPVKRAKWHLGIRSQSKPNDIMLEVYRAMKALDFEWKIINPYHVRVRKYNARNDKHVKMSLQLYQVDPKNYLLDFKSLTNDEVEQGDDVIMESLTPPPPVGFGGMGIPNLQPSGHHTMEFFEMCGALIAQLAR